The Planococcus liqunii genome includes a region encoding these proteins:
- a CDS encoding aspartate/glutamate racemase family protein → MLKIWHQSLTSIEHVPAYRDAVIGHIQKVARPDVEVVLHGMASETYPSDYPGHFITYSYLQNLHKEQFIRNALIAESAGYDCMFIGTIPDVGLLEARALVDIPVIGYGQASFHIASMLGDRIGIVNFLEPLADQLRSNAERYGLGGKLGPIVQTSIGFYDVLAGFENPQPVIDSFIASAEEAIALGADVIVPGEGPLNVFLAAHGISRIGDVPVVDSFAAGIKMCESLTDLKVNSGVTMTRKGFFNAKPPEEAVKKLRAFYNQESEIHAGLDYGLSVKAGINI, encoded by the coding sequence TTTGACATCGATCGAACATGTGCCGGCTTACCGGGATGCGGTCATCGGCCATATCCAGAAAGTCGCGCGCCCGGATGTAGAAGTTGTGCTGCACGGCATGGCCAGTGAAACTTATCCGAGCGATTATCCCGGCCATTTTATCACGTATTCCTATTTGCAGAACCTGCACAAAGAACAGTTTATCCGCAACGCCTTGATTGCCGAAAGCGCCGGCTACGATTGCATGTTCATCGGCACGATTCCGGACGTCGGTTTGCTGGAGGCGCGGGCATTGGTTGACATCCCGGTGATTGGCTACGGGCAGGCTTCTTTCCATATTGCGTCGATGCTCGGAGACCGCATCGGCATCGTCAATTTCCTGGAACCGCTGGCGGACCAATTGCGCAGCAACGCCGAACGCTACGGACTTGGCGGGAAACTCGGACCGATTGTCCAGACGTCGATCGGGTTCTACGATGTGCTGGCCGGTTTTGAAAATCCACAGCCGGTCATTGACAGCTTTATTGCCAGTGCGGAGGAAGCCATCGCTCTTGGGGCTGATGTCATTGTACCGGGTGAAGGTCCGCTGAATGTCTTTTTGGCTGCACACGGCATTTCCCGGATCGGCGATGTGCCGGTAGTCGATTCTTTTGCGGCCGGTATCAAAATGTGTGAAAGCTTAACCGATTTAAAAGTGAATTCAGGCGTCACGATGACCCGTAAAGGTTTCTTTAATGCCAAGCCGCCGGAAGAGGCAGTGAAAAAACTGCGCGCGTTCTACAATCAGGAAAGCGAGATCCATGCTGGCTTGGATTACGGTTTATCTGTTAAAGCAGGCATTAATATCTGA